CCATTCTCGTACGTGTCTTGCGGATCAGACCATGGTCTTTCACCGGCGTCACTTCGTAGACAGGAGCAAAAGCTGAGTGCGGAGCCGTGATATCGATTAGATTGATCCCTGACCGTTTGTCAATCCATGAGACGATGCCTTTCCCCGCTTCCCAGGAGATCAAGACATGTGCGCTCTCAACGGAGTTTTGGGTCACGCAGAAAGATTCATCTTCTGAGCGAAAATCGCGAATATCCTTCACTCGATCCGAGCCGGTTAAGGCAAAGCTTGAGGTCGTCTTCCCATTCTCGGCGGAATGGGGAACCAATCGGAACGTTCTTTCTTCCGCTGCCATCAGCGTGATCAGAATGGACACCTCTGTTCCCCGGCTGACCTGGCTTACTTGATGGACTATGACGACGTCAGTCCGACCTTCCTCCCTAACCTCAAAGCCGTTCCGAATCAACGGAAGCTCCCAATAATCCAAGTACATCCTTGCGATGACCCGGATATCGTGCTGGAACGGATTGATTACCTTGTAGCGCATTGACCGCCCGGGTGCGAGCATGGCTTCGCCCTTGGATTCCAATACGGCGTCAATAGCGGTATGGACAAGCCGGCTGGCATTGGCCGCATAGGCCTCCTTGCGGGCACCGAGCGATTGCACCATAGGATTCCAAGGCTCGGTAATAGAATGAGAATATCCCCAAGTATGCTCTGCATACAGAGTAAGCTGTTCCTCCATCTCCCTAACAGCTGCTTCGGGAATGATGCTGTTCACCGGATCAAGTTGAACGAGAAGTTGGAAATTGCGCTGTGCATCCCGGAATAGTTGAGTGTGTGCGGCAGTCGACGCAACACCGTCCGACCACCAATCTGGCCAGTCGCCGCGGTAGACGGGAATTTCAATATCCGTCTGCTGCCTAAGCTTTGCAAACAGGTCCGACAGAGTCGTCATTTGAATCGTAACCACATCACCGTGGACCTCATTCCATTGATGGAACAAATCCATAATGGAGCCGTTAGGGGGAGCGTTGTCTACAATGATTCCGGAAAGTGCAACCGGAGCGAAATCGAAAGGATACCCTTCTTTCTCCAACTGGCTCAAATAGCGCATGATTCGAGCCTCCATCACCTCCCAGTGATTGTTCACGATAGGCGGAGTATGAAACTCGTCACGAATGATATAGGAATGAAGCGCATTCAGGGCTAACCCCAGGTCATTGCCAAGGTTATAATGGTCGCCGTTCCACACAAGCAGCCGCTGGCCAGAAGGGGCTTCCCACCAAAACGGCGTCTGCTTTTGTCCAAGCGGAAACATGCCATGATGCGTATGGATGCAGGACAGTAGGTTATGTATGCCTGCATCTAATAAGCATTGCGCAAACCCCCAACTGTATCCATTAATATCGGCCGTCATAGCTGAGTCCAGCGTAACGCCGATAGAATTGGCGTAATTCGTGGAGCGCTTGATCATTCTGGCAAGCAGGTCTGCATCAATAAGTTCGGTCATATTCAAGTAAGTGCCGGACAATGAAATGTCCCCGGACCGGACGTAAGCTTGAAACACCTGCGCCTCATCGTCGGTTGCCTGCGCCAAAAACCGTTCCACGG
Above is a window of Paenibacillus sp. FSL K6-1330 DNA encoding:
- a CDS encoding glycoside hydrolase, with the protein product MKKPTRKWTLDIIHHSHTDIGYTERQEKIERFHVHFIKQALQILSSIKSGEKSNWEGFKWTCETFWPVERFLAQATDDEAQVFQAYVRSGDISLSGTYLNMTELIDADLLARMIKRSTNYANSIGVTLDSAMTADINGYSWGFAQCLLDAGIHNLLSCIHTHHGMFPLGQKQTPFWWEAPSGQRLLVWNGDHYNLGNDLGLALNALHSYIIRDEFHTPPIVNNHWEVMEARIMRYLSQLEKEGYPFDFAPVALSGIIVDNAPPNGSIMDLFHQWNEVHGDVVTIQMTTLSDLFAKLRQQTDIEIPVYRGDWPDWWSDGVASTAAHTQLFRDAQRNFQLLVQLDPVNSIIPEAAVREMEEQLTLYAEHTWGYSHSITEPWNPMVQSLGARKEAYAANASRLVHTAIDAVLESKGEAMLAPGRSMRYKVINPFQHDIRVIARMYLDYWELPLIRNGFEVREEGRTDVVIVHQVSQVSRGTEVSILITLMAAEERTFRLVPHSAENGKTTSSFALTGSDRVKDIRDFRSEDESFCVTQNSVESAHVLISWEAGKGIVSWIDKRSGINLIDITAPHSAFAPVYEVTPVKDHGLIRKTRTRMGRNRKGMNVQRHVGRLVHALEVERGPLWITIEQEYESVGMSHYVVRLTVYAHEPRVDVAIRLHKDSVWEPENVYIPLPFSLPHAQLWLEKAGALMRPGIDQIPGTGLDFYCIQNGLGWIGQEQGLAIAMPDTPLVQLGPLVFGDRLLQGQQNRNEVRAIYSWILNNFWETNFKATLGGFYEFRYSVYWGNDLNTAEKAIAQCRLSNQRVINYRAW